GCCGCCCTCGAGCGGGCCCGCCAGTCGGGGTGCCGCTCCGTCGACCTCACCAGCCGGCCGTCCCGCGAGGCGGCCAACCGCCTCTACCAGCAGCTGGGATTCAAGCGGCGCGAGACCAACGTGTACCGCTACGACGACTGACGCGCCGTCGTCAGTCGCTGAGCTGCACCGGCACGGTGGCGATGTCCTGACGGGCGCCGCCCGGACCGGTGTCGAAGGCGGTCAGCGTCCCCGCTCCCGGCGATGTGGTGGCAAACCGGACCGTCGCGCTGAACTGGCCGCCCGACGGCCGCACGATCGTGGACGCCAGCACCGTTCCGCTCGCGTCGCTCAGCTGGACCGTCACCGACGACACCCTGCTCCGCCCCGTCACGATCACCGGGCTGAACACCGTCTGGCCAGAGTGGGGGGAGGTGATCACGATGGCCCCGCCGCTGGTGGCGACGGCCGGGTTGGTCGTGCTCGTCGTCCCCGATCCCGGCGCAGGCAACGCCGTGCTCGTCGGCCCGCTCCCTGCGGCGGCCGAGGCGGCCGTGGTCACCGAGAAGTGGGCGGCGGTGGTGGCGGTGGCGCGGGGCAGGGACGCCGACGAGCTGCACCCGGCGGCGCCGGCGCCCAGGGCCGCGGCCCAGACGACCAGGGCCCCGCGGCGGGGGGTCATGCGGGAAGGTGATCGCACGCCCGGCATTCTTGTGTATGCCGAGGCCGTCCCCGGAGGACCTGCAACGGGCCGTGGACCGCACCATCCCCGACCTGGTCGGTCCCGGGCTCGGCGTGCTGTTCTGCGGCATCAACCCCGGTCTGTGGTCGGGGGCCACCGGCCTGCACTTCGCCCGGCCCGGGAACCGCTTCTGGAAGGTCCTCCACGGTGCCGGCTTCACCGACCGGGTGCTCGACCCGGCCGAGCAGGCCGTCCTCCCCTCGATGGGGATCGGCATCACCAACCTGGTGGCCCGGACGACGGCGGCGGCCAGCGAGCTGTCGGGCGCCGAGCTGCGGGCGGGGGCGGTGGCGCTCGAGCGCAAGGTCCGCCGGCTGGGGCCGGGCGCCGTCGCCTTCGTGGGCATGCAGGCCTACCGCACCGCCTTCCGGCGGCCCCGCGCCCCCATCGGCGCCCAGGACGAGCGGCTGGCCGGCTCGGCCGTCTGGGTGCTGCCCAACCCGAGCGGCCTGCAGGCCCGCTACCAGCTGCCCGACATGGTGGCGGCGTACTCGGAGCTGCGGCGGGCCTCCGGAATACCTGCCGGCGGCAGACGTTCCCCCACTGGATGAGGGCTCCGACTCCGGGCGCGGACGGGAGGCCCGGCGCGGGCGTGAGGCCGGGCGCGGGCATGAGGCCGGGCGCATGAGGTCGATGAGCCCGCACGGGCCGGGGATGCGCTCGAGCCCGTGGGCCATGATGAGATCGTTCCGGCGGGACCCGTCGGTGACCAGTCAGAAGCTGGCGCCGGGGACGCTCAAGCGGATCTTCCGGTTCGCCGCCCCGTACCGCCGCCAGCTCGTGTTCCTCGTGACCATGCTGGCGGTCGACTCGGTCATCGGTGTGGTCAACCCCCTCCTGTTCCGGGAGATCATCAACCGGGGGATCCTGCGCCACGACGGCGGGCTGGTCGTGACCCTGGCGGCGGTGGCGGCCGGGCTGGCGCTGTTCGACACCGCCCTGTCGCTGGCCGAGCGCTGGTTCTCGGCCCGGATCGGCGAGGGGCTGATCTTCGACATGCGCACCCGGGTGTTCTCCCACATCCAGCGGATGCCGATCGCTTTCTTCACCCGTACCCAGACCGGCGCCCTAGTCAGCCGGCTCGACAACGACGTGCTCGGGGCCCAGTCGGCGTTCACCGGCACCTTCTCGAGCGTGATCGGCAACACCCTCACCGTGTCGTTCACCCTGGCCGCCATGTTCACCCTGTCGTGGCCGATCACCCTGGTGGCCCTGGCCCTCCTGCCGGTGTTCATCGTGCCCGCCCGGCGGGTGGGGCGCCGGCTGCAGACGATCACCCGCGAGAGCTACAACCTCAACGCCGCCATGACCATGACCATGACCGAGCGGTTCAACGTGGCCGGGGCGCTTTTGACCAAGCTGTTCGGCCGGCCGGCGGAGGAGGACGCCCAGTTTGCCCGGCGGGCGGGACGGGTGCGCGACATCGGGGTGACCTCGTCCATGTACGCGGGGGTGTTCTTTGCCGCCCTGATGCTGGTGGCGGCCCTGGCCACGGCGCTGGTGTACGGATGGGGGGGCTGGATGGCCACCCGCGGCACCCTCGACGTGGGCACCGTCGTGGCCCTCACCACCTACCTGGCCCGCCTGTACGGGCCGCTCACCTCTCTGTCGAACGTGAACGTGGACGTGATGACGGCGCTGGTCTCCTTCGACCGGGTCTTCGAGGTGCTCGACCTGCCGCCGATGATCGCCGACGCCCCGGACGCGGCCGAGCTGGCGCCGGGCGCCAACACCATCGAGTTCGACCACGTCGGCTTCCGCTATCCCACCGCCGCCGAGGTGTCGCTGGCCTCGCTGGAGGCGGTGGCCGTGCTCGACAACGTCCCCGACCGCCAGGTGCTCCACGACGTGTCGTTCCGGGCCGAGCCGGGGGAGCTGGTGGCCCTGGTCGGCCCGTCCGGCGCCGGCAAGACCACCATCAGCCAGCTGGTCACGCGCATGTACGACCCCACGGCCGGCAGCGTGCGCATCGGCGGGGCCGACGCCCGGGCCGTGACCCAGGAGTCCCTGCGGGCGTCGATCGGGGTCGTGACCCAGGACGCCCACATGTTCCACGACAGCATCCGCGCCAACCTGCTCTACGCCAAGCCCGGCGCCACCGACTCCGAGCTGGTCGACGCCCTGCGCGCCGCCCAGATCTGGGACCTGGTCGAAGGCCTGCCCGACCGGCTCGACACCGTGGTGGGCGACCGCGGCTACCGCCTGTCGGGGGGAGAGAAGCAGCGCCTCGCCATCGCCCGGCTGCTGCTCAAGGCCCCGGGCATCGTGGTGCTCGACGAGGCCACCGCCCACCTCGACTCCGAGTCCGAGGTGGCCGTGCAGCACGCCCTCAACGAGGCGCTCACCGGGAGGACGTCGCTCGTCATCGCCCACCGCCTCTCGACGGTTCGCGACGCCGACCGCATCCTCGTCGTCGACGACGGCCGCATCGTCGAGTCGGGCCGTCACGAGGACCTGATCGGCCAGGACGGCCTCTATGCCGAGCTGTACCGGACGCAGTTCCTGCCCGGCGCAACCGGCGCCGCCCCGACCGGCGTGGGCTCGGTCATCGGCTCCGTCACCGGCTGAACAGGACCCCGGGGTTGAGCACGCCCTCCGGATCGAGGGCGTCCTTCACGGCGCGCATGGCCGCCAGCTCGGCCGGGCTGCGGGTGAGCCCGATCCAGCGCACCTTGTCGGTCCCGATCCCGTGCTCGGCGCTGACCGACCCGCCCATGGCGCCGACCAGCTCGAGCACCACCTCCTCGATGCGTCCGTCGGGGTCGGGCCCGCCGGTGGGGGTGGCCACGTTGACGTGCAGCCCGCCGTCCCCGGCGTGGCCGTAGAGGACCGTGGTGGCGCCGGGCACGGCCGCGGCCAGCCGGGCGCGCACCTCCTCGGCGAAGGCCGCCAGCCTCCCGAGCGGGAGCGACACGTCGAGCTTGTGGGGCACGCCGATGCGCACCACGACCTCGGGGTGGCGCTCGCGGACCTCCCAGAGGGCGGCCCGGCCGCCCGGCTCCGTGGCCACCGCGGTGGCGCCGTCGTCGCCCGCCAGCCCGGCGTCGTCCAGGGCGGCGGCGAGCCGGTCGAGCAGGGCCGCCTCCTCCTGGCCCGCCACCTCCACGAGCAGCTGGCAGGGCCACGAGCGGTCGACGGCGGGGGCCACCCCGAACAGCTCCGCCACCAGCGCTGCGCCGTCGGCCAGCACCACCTCGGCCGCCTCCAGCTCGGGGAGCCGGCCGCGCAGCCCGGCCAGCACCTCCATGGCCCGACCCAGGGACGCCACGCCGGCGACGGCGGTCACCCGCGCCGGGGAGGCCGGGACCACCCGCATGAGCACGGCGGTGATCACGCCCAGGGTGCCCTCGCTCCCGCACAGGAGGGACGTGAGGTCGTAGCCGGCGGTGTCCTTCGCCAGACCGGCCATGCGCCTGAGCACCTGCCCGCCGGCCGTGACCGCCTCGAGACCGGTCAGGTGGGCGCGCATCTGGCCGTGGCGGATCACCCGGAGGCCGCCGGCGTTGGTTGCCGCCATGCCCCCGACGGTGGCCGAGTCCCGGGCGCCGAGGTCGACGGCCACGTCGAACCCGGCGGCGCGCGCCGCGTCGCGCACCGCGGCGAGCGGGGCCCCGGCGCCGGCGGCCACGGTGGCGGTGAGGGGATCGACCGCCCCGACCCAGTCGAGGCGCCGGGTCGACAGCACGACCTCCCCGTCGCGGGGTACGCCGCCGCCCACCAGGCCGGTGTTGCCGCCCTGGGGCACGACGGCGGCGCCGGCTCGTCTGCACGCGTCGACGACCTTCACGACCTCCTCGGTCGACCCCGGCCGCGCGACCAGGCGGCCCCGCCCCGGGCGCCGGCCCATCCAGTCGGTC
The window above is part of the Acidimicrobiales bacterium genome. Proteins encoded here:
- a CDS encoding Gmad2 immunoglobulin-like domain-containing protein, with the translated sequence MTPRRGALVVWAAALGAGAAGCSSSASLPRATATTAAHFSVTTAASAAAGSGPTSTALPAPGSGTTSTTNPAVATSGGAIVITSPHSGQTVFSPVIVTGRSRVSSVTVQLSDASGTVLASTIVRPSGGQFSATVRFATTSPGAGTLTAFDTGPGGARQDIATVPVQLSD
- the mug gene encoding G/U mismatch-specific DNA glycosylase — encoded protein: MPRPSPEDLQRAVDRTIPDLVGPGLGVLFCGINPGLWSGATGLHFARPGNRFWKVLHGAGFTDRVLDPAEQAVLPSMGIGITNLVARTTAAASELSGAELRAGAVALERKVRRLGPGAVAFVGMQAYRTAFRRPRAPIGAQDERLAGSAVWVLPNPSGLQARYQLPDMVAAYSELRRASGIPAGGRRSPTG
- a CDS encoding ABC transporter ATP-binding protein translates to MSPHGPGMRSSPWAMMRSFRRDPSVTSQKLAPGTLKRIFRFAAPYRRQLVFLVTMLAVDSVIGVVNPLLFREIINRGILRHDGGLVVTLAAVAAGLALFDTALSLAERWFSARIGEGLIFDMRTRVFSHIQRMPIAFFTRTQTGALVSRLDNDVLGAQSAFTGTFSSVIGNTLTVSFTLAAMFTLSWPITLVALALLPVFIVPARRVGRRLQTITRESYNLNAAMTMTMTERFNVAGALLTKLFGRPAEEDAQFARRAGRVRDIGVTSSMYAGVFFAALMLVAALATALVYGWGGWMATRGTLDVGTVVALTTYLARLYGPLTSLSNVNVDVMTALVSFDRVFEVLDLPPMIADAPDAAELAPGANTIEFDHVGFRYPTAAEVSLASLEAVAVLDNVPDRQVLHDVSFRAEPGELVALVGPSGAGKTTISQLVTRMYDPTAGSVRIGGADARAVTQESLRASIGVVTQDAHMFHDSIRANLLYAKPGATDSELVDALRAAQIWDLVEGLPDRLDTVVGDRGYRLSGGEKQRLAIARLLLKAPGIVVLDEATAHLDSESEVAVQHALNEALTGRTSLVIAHRLSTVRDADRILVVDDGRIVESGRHEDLIGQDGLYAELYRTQFLPGATGAAPTGVGSVIGSVTG
- a CDS encoding FAD-binding oxidoreductase, with product MADPLAGQLRGILGPEAVIDDPELLVAYETDWMGRRPGRGRLVARPGSTEEVVKVVDACRRAGAAVVPQGGNTGLVGGGVPRDGEVVLSTRRLDWVGAVDPLTATVAAGAGAPLAAVRDAARAAGFDVAVDLGARDSATVGGMAATNAGGLRVIRHGQMRAHLTGLEAVTAGGQVLRRMAGLAKDTAGYDLTSLLCGSEGTLGVITAVLMRVVPASPARVTAVAGVASLGRAMEVLAGLRGRLPELEAAEVVLADGAALVAELFGVAPAVDRSWPCQLLVEVAGQEEAALLDRLAAALDDAGLAGDDGATAVATEPGGRAALWEVRERHPEVVVRIGVPHKLDVSLPLGRLAAFAEEVRARLAAAVPGATTVLYGHAGDGGLHVNVATPTGGPDPDGRIEEVVLELVGAMGGSVSAEHGIGTDKVRWIGLTRSPAELAAMRAVKDALDPEGVLNPGVLFSR